CCACGTCTGAAACCGTTATCTTGCTATCACCGTTAGCGTCCCCGCGTTTTCTTACCAGAATTGTTCCGGTCATGCTCGGATGGAACTTGCACTGATAAGGAAATGAACCTGAGGTGTTAAACTGACGGGTAAAAGAAGAAGGTCCCGGACTCAGGGTTCCAGAGTTCCACACACTTGTATTGCTGGTCGTGGTGTGAAATACAGCCCTGTTATTGACCCAGCGGACGTTATCTGCCGCGGTTATGGTGTCAGTCTGGGGAACAAAGGCGAAGTCGATTATAGAGACCGTGTGAACTGCTGCAGGTTTGACCACAATTGTTGCGGTCATAGATAGATGGATCGCGCAGTGATAAGGAAAAGAGCCAGGGGTGTTGTACTGAACAGTGAACGATTGTCCTGGTGCCAGATTCCCTGAATTCCAGATGAGCGTATTACTTGTGGAAGTGTGAGTGAACGCGCCGTTATTGGTCCACTGAACGCTATCACCTGCGGTGATGGTATCCACCTGCGGGCTGAAGGCAAAGTCGACAATTGAGACATTATGAAGCTGGGTGGGCTTAACCACAATGGTACCAGTCATAGTGAATGGGTGGTATTGACATGCGTAGGGATAAGAACCGGGGATGTTAAATTGAAAAGTAAATGACTGAGAGTGAAGCGAATCCGAATCCCACACGCCTGAGTCGCTGGTCGAAGTATGAGGAAACCCGCCGTTATTGATCCAAAGGATGCTGTCACCTACTAATATAGTATCAGCTGGTGGGACGAAAGCAAAATCGACTACCGAGACGGTCTTGAGGGCACTGGTTGAGCTCTCCCCTCTTAGAGAAATGCTGAGGAACAGAAAGACCAATGCCGCGCTAAGCAAAAACCTTTTTGCTTGGAACATATACCCTTCCCTGTTAAAGTTTCAAAGAATACTAAAATTGTCTTCTTCGCCTTATAGTAACCTATTTACGAGCGGACTATTTTGTTTGTTGGCAACCTGACTGGAAAAAGTTTTCAAGGGTTGCAGAGTGGCACCCCCAAACTTGTTTGGGGGTGGTGCCAGAAGCTTCCGCTACAACATTTTATATTTGCATTGACACCTTTTTTGAAAAAAATCCTTGACAATCCTTTAAAATTATTTTATAAAGGTAATGAATCTTTCAGGGAAGGCGGTGAAAATCCGTCACAGCCCCGCTACTGTAAGCGGCTACGAAAGCTTTTTTGAGCCACCCGAAAGGGGAAGGTAAAGCCGGTAGGCTTGAAGCCGCAAAGTCAGGAAACCTGACAGGTTCAAGTCCCTTAGATAGGGGTAATTTCCAAGTGGATCCAATTGGACATGAACTGCCCCTAAGATCAAGGATAATTGCTCTTCGCGGGAAGAGTTTGAAAGGGAGATAAAGATTGACCCAGCTTCACCGCGAAAGCTGGGATTTTTTTTCATTACGCGATTTGCGGTTAGCTGTTGACCGTTTGAACCTTATATAGCGTAGCAGTCCCGCATTTTGCGGGATAAACCTCTGCGCCGAGCCTTGAAGGCTCGGCTACGCGAGCTTTTAAACCTTTGAGCATTTAAGCGTTTGAACCTTTAATTAAGGAGGTAAAGATGAAAAAAACCATCCTTCTCAGCCTACTTCTGCTTCTGCCAATGTGCGTAAAGGCAGACCAGACGTCCGAGTCAGACGCCGGTGAGAAAATTTATCAGCTTGAGCCGGTAATCGTCACCGCCACGCGTTATCCAGAGCATCTCAGAAATGTCACGTCTTATTCTACCCAGCTCGTCTCTTCCAGGCTGAAGAATTTCAATCTTCTCACTTTAGGTGAGGTCTTGAAGAACTTCTCTAACGGAGAGATGAAATCCTCAGGCGAATTAGGCCAGGTGCAGACTTTTAGTCTCAGGGGCTCTTCCTCCTCCCAGGTTCTGTTTCTTTTAGAAGGGAGAAAATTAAACTATATGGCTAACGGGATTTTTAACTTAAGCGACCTGCCATTGGAAAACCTGGATAAAGTGGAGGTAGTTCATGGTCCTCTTTCTTCTTTATATGGTGCTAATGCCTTAGGCGGAGTAGTGAATCTGATCCCCTCTTTTCCCTCGACCAGCCAGATAAAGGCCTCATCCTCTATTCTTTTTGGAGACAGGAAAACCAGGCTTTACTCTCTGAAATTCAGCTCCGGGATAAAAAATTTAAGGCTTGAATCAGGTCTGGGAAAAAAGCAGTCTGAAGGCGAAAGGGAGAATTCAGCTTATTCTTCATTATTTTTCCACTCGACTCTTTTCTATCAGATATCTTCTCAGGCTGACCTGAAACTCTACCTCCTTGCTCAGACTGACGATTTAGGTTTACCCGGACCAGTACCCGACCCTTTGAGCATCCCGAAATACGGCAATTCCAGTGTCTCTTCCCTTTTTGATAAACAGGCGGATAAGAACTTCTCCGCTGATTTGAACTTCAATTTCCGCTCTGAGGATGCTAAAGAGGAGCTTTCAACCAGGCTCTTTTTTGACCGCAGGCATCTGGATTATTCCACTAAATATGATTTTCTTGGGGAAGTGGATGAGGAATATTCTTATTTAGCCAGGAGCTTGGGAGGATTCATCCAGTATTCATTCTCGTTTCAAAAAGAAAACCGACTGGTTCTCGGAGGCGATTTCTCTTCTGACCTTTTTGAGGCTGAGAAAAACTCTCATTTTACTTCATCCGGGACTAATCTGGTTTCTTCCTGGAATCCTGGTTCAAGTATTTTTGGACTATGGGGAAACTCCTCCTTGAACAAAGGTAAATTCACTTTTCAGGCTGGTGCCAGAGTTGACCTGCCCAGCAATTTTGAAAAATCTTTCTCCCCGAATTTAGGCGCAATCTATCATCTGAGGGAAAACCTGTCTCTGAAACTAAATTACGGCAGAGCCTACAGAGCCCCCACCTTTAACGACCTGTACTGGCCGGATGGCGGGAATGAAGACCTGAAGCCGGAAAAAGGACAGAGTTTTGAAACTGGATTATCTTATAGTGCCCGGAAGCTCTCCTGCCAGATTTCTTTATTCTCACGCCAGGTGAAAAATCTAATCTCCTGGCAGCCCCTGGGTGAAAACGGCTTATGGCAGCCTTTTAATCTGGACCGCTTCAATTCCTGGGGCACAGAGTTTCAGCTGGGTTATAATTTAAAGGAAGATATAGATGTTGACCTGAATTATT
The genomic region above belongs to Candidatus Zixiibacteriota bacterium and contains:
- a CDS encoding cupredoxin domain-containing protein, with protein sequence MFQAKRFLLSAALVFLFLSISLRGESSTSALKTVSVVDFAFVPPADTILVGDSILWINNGGFPHTSTSDSGVWDSDSLHSQSFTFQFNIPGSYPYACQYHPFTMTGTIVVKPTQLHNVSIVDFAFSPQVDTITAGDSVQWTNNGAFTHTSTSNTLIWNSGNLAPGQSFTVQYNTPGSFPYHCAIHLSMTATIVVKPAAVHTVSIIDFAFVPQTDTITAADNVRWVNNRAVFHTTTSNTSVWNSGTLSPGPSSFTRQFNTSGSFPYQCKFHPSMTGTILVRKRGDANGDSKITVSDVVYLVNYLFKGGPPPNPLLTGDANCDTKVTVSDVVYLVNYLFKGGPPPC
- a CDS encoding TonB-dependent receptor; translation: MKKTILLSLLLLLPMCVKADQTSESDAGEKIYQLEPVIVTATRYPEHLRNVTSYSTQLVSSRLKNFNLLTLGEVLKNFSNGEMKSSGELGQVQTFSLRGSSSSQVLFLLEGRKLNYMANGIFNLSDLPLENLDKVEVVHGPLSSLYGANALGGVVNLIPSFPSTSQIKASSSILFGDRKTRLYSLKFSSGIKNLRLESGLGKKQSEGERENSAYSSLFFHSTLFYQISSQADLKLYLLAQTDDLGLPGPVPDPLSIPKYGNSSVSSLFDKQADKNFSADLNFNFRSEDAKEELSTRLFFDRRHLDYSTKYDFLGEVDEEYSYLARSLGGFIQYSFSFQKENRLVLGGDFSSDLFEAEKNSHFTSSGTNLVSSWNPGSSIFGLWGNSSLNKGKFTFQAGARVDLPSNFEKSFSPNLGAIYHLRENLSLKLNYGRAYRAPTFNDLYWPDGGNEDLKPEKGQSFETGLSYSARKLSCQISLFSRQVKNLISWQPLGENGLWQPFNLDRFNSWGTEFQLGYNLKEDIDVDLNYSFNRGEEIKKELVYDDYFTGEKRFEELKRKARFQPEHSFNLNLNIKLFASLSTQFSFNYRTQKLNYYPDYSSYPEIKYLTKRIKPSA